From the Saccharomyces paradoxus chromosome XIV, complete sequence genome, one window contains:
- the IGO1 gene encoding phosphatase regulator (Protein required for initiation of G0 program~similar to YNL157W), which produces MSNENLSPNSSNPDLSKLHNDEGGAIDTSKFSPNEMKLYKMYGKLPSKKDIFKHTMQKRKYFDSGDYALQKAGIQNNDPINYGKNNLPLTNPSKLREDIIRRRISTCPSTASTAGVVDNATLIQKEGSISSGPPSSNNGAIGGSSTSSTPVGNHSSSSSSLYTESPIR; this is translated from the coding sequence ATGTCGAATGAAAATTTATCTCCCAATAGTAGTAACCCCGATCTTAGTAAATTGCATAACGATGAGGGTGGAGCTATTGATACGAGCAAATTCTCGCCCAACGAAATGAAATTATACAAAATGTATGGAAAGTTgccatcaaaaaaagatatttttAAACATACCAtgcagaaaagaaaatatttcgaCAGCGGTGATTACGCTTTACAGAAAGCAGGTATTCAGAATAATGATCCAATAAATTATGGGAAAAACAACCTACCATTGACAAACCCTAGCAAATTACGAGAAGATATAATAAGAAGAAGGATAAGCACTTGTCCGTCGACTGCGTCAACCGCTGGAGTAGTAGACAATGCGACGTTGATACAAAAGGAGGGAAGTATATCGAGTGGACCACCATCATCTAATAACGGCGCCATTGGAGGTAGTAGTACGAGTTCAACACCAGTCGGTAACCATAGCTCTTCGTCTTCTAGTTTATATACTGAATCACCCATTAGATAA
- the RPC31 gene encoding DNA-directed RNA polymerase III subunit C31 (RNA polymerase III subunit C31~similar to YNL151C) → MSSYRGGGRGGGNNYMSNLPFGLGYGDVGKNHITEFPSIPLPINGPITNKERSLAVKFINFAKTVKDGPFYTGSMNLIIDQQENNKSGKRKSNIILDEDNTNDGIERYSDKYLKKRKIGISIDDHPYNLNLFPNELYNVMGINKRKLLAISKFNNADDVFTGTGLQDENIGLSMLAKLKELAEDVDDASAGDGTTKGTKTGEGDDDDLADDDFEEDEDEEDDDDYNAEKYFNNGDDDDYGDEEDPNEEAAF, encoded by the coding sequence ATGAGTTCTTATAGAGGTGGTGGTAGAGGTGGTGGCAACAACTATATGAGCAACCTGCCTTTCGGGTTAGGTTATGGAGACGTGGGCAAGAACCATATTACTGAATTTCCATCCATTCCATTACCCATCAATGGCCCTATAACAAATAAGGAAAGATCATTAGCGGTAAAGTTCATCAATTTTGCAAAAACTGTTAAAGATGGTCCATTTTATACCGGATCGATGAACTTGATAATAGACCAACAGGAGAATAACAAGAGCGGTAAACGCAAATCCAACATAATCCTAGATGAAGACAATACCAATGACGGTATTGAAAGATACTCCGAcaaatatttaaaaaaaaggaaaatagGTATCTCCATTGATGACCATCCTTATAATTTGAACCTCTTCCCTAATGAATTGTACAATGTAATGGGGATTAACAAGAGAAAACTATTGGCAATTTCTAAGTTTAATAATGCCGATGATGTTTTTACTGGTACAGGTTTACAAGATGAAAACATTGGGCTTTCCATGTTGGCAAAATTAAAGGAATTAGCGGAAGATGTGGATGATGCATCGGCGGGTGATGGGACAACAAAAGGAACTAAGACGGGCGAAGGTGACGATGACGATTTAGCCGACGacgattttgaagaagatgaagacgaagaagatgatgatgactaTAATGCCGAAAAGTATTTCAATaatggtgatgatgacgattacggtgatgaagaagatccAAATGAAGAGGCCGCCTTTTAG
- the ASI2 gene encoding Asi2p (Subunit of the nuclear inner membrane Asi ubiquitin ligase complex~similar to YNL159C), with protein MSRHQHHRRSYGTERDDNDDYLYQRFLEESETRASREPSPVTEQSQQELQQDVQQAIDGIFNSLRRNMSSTSNPNRATNTDASTDGNVGINVDTRRATNANTADSPFIARQQSPLRTFLRNLFILDYFIGLILFPFSVYNILKSGFNSMTFSENDFIVEIVGYWKFAKIFGSGGTTLIAYKDTGKLGLLGKFHNIIVFYSSPIIQHIMKNRDGNEPHLNWLRLIFSKVIELFVKISTILIYLAYGVSGTIYMVTAGFFFILCLLFTVVRRYKGVHRMLVSQRMAGPGVF; from the coding sequence ATGAGCAGGCACCAACACCACCGCCGCAGCTATGGGACAGAAAGAGACGACAATGATGATTATCTCTATCAGAGATTTCTAGAAGAATCGGAAACTAGGGCCAGTAGAGAGCCTTCACCTGTAACTGAACAATCTCAACAAGAACTACAACAGGATGTACAGCAAGCAATTGATGGAATATTTAATTCCCTTAGGAGGAACATGAGCTCTACTTCAAATCCAAATAGAGCGACTAACACGGATGCAAGCACAGACGGAAATGTTGGAATCAATGTAGATACTAGAAGGGCCACCAACGCCAATACGGCCGATTCTCCATTCATAGCAAGGCAGCAGAGCCCTCTTAGAACGTTTCTTagaaatttattcattCTAGATTACTTTATTGGGCTAATATTATTCCCGTTTTCCGTGTATAATATATTAAAGAGCGGTTTCAATTCAATGACATTTTCAGAGAATGATTTCATAGTCGAAATCGTGGGGTACTGGAAATTTGCCAAGATATTTGGATCTGGTGGCACGACACTAATTGCATATAAGGATACTGGTAAATTAGGATTGCTGGGTAAGTTTCATAACATCATTGTATTTTACTCCTCACCAATAATACAACatattatgaaaaatagAGATGGCAATGAACCCCATCTAAATTGGTTAagattaattttttctaaagtTATCGAGCTATTCGTCAAAATCTCCACCATTCTGATATATTTAGCCTATGGTGTGAGTGGTACCATTTACATGGTTACTGCtggatttttcttcatattgTGTCTATTATTTACTGTCGTCAGAAGATATAAAGGTGTCCATAGAATGTTGGTTAGCCAAAGGATGGCAGGACCAGGTGTATTCTAA
- the YGP1 gene encoding Ygp1p (Cell wall-related secretory glycoprotein~similar to YNL160W): MKFQVVLSTLLACSSAVVASPIENLFKYRAVKATHSKVSNSTLPTWNGSNTSNVTYANGTNSTTNSTTSESSQLQIIVTGGQVPITNSSLTHTNYTRLYNSSSALNITELYNVARVVNETIQEKSSSGAIVVTNAKSLEAVSFFFSIIFDTEKPIVVTEDSAYAIPVANDKNAAKRGVLSVTSDKLVYSGVFTPPTACSYGAGLPVAIVDDQDEVKWFFDASKPTLISSSSVIRKEYSNFTTPYGLLENGVPIVPIVYDGGYSSSLIDSLSSAVQGLVVVSSGSTNSTSSSIESTEIPVVYAQANTPLNFIDNKDVPKSAVGAGYLSPIKAQILLSIAAVNGVTSKSALESIFP; the protein is encoded by the coding sequence ATGAAGTTCCAAGTTGTTTTATCTACTCTTTTGGCATGCTCATCTGCCGTCGTTGCAAGCCCAATCGAAAACCTATTCAAATACAGGGCCGTTAAGGCAACTCATAGCAAAGTTAGCAACTCTACTTTGCCAACCTGGAATGGTTCTAACACTAGCAATGTTACTTATGCTAATGGAACAAACAGTACTACTAACAGTACTACTTCCGAAAGCAGCCAGCTACAAATTATTGTAACAGGTGGTCAAGTGCCAATCACCAACAGTTCTTTGACTCACACAAACTACACCAGATTATACAACAGCTCCTCTGCCTTGAACATTACTGAATTGTACAATGTTGCCCGTGTTGTTAACGAAACAATTCAAGAAAAGTCGTCCTCTGGTGCCATTGTTGTTACCAATGCCAAGTCTTTGGAAGCCgtctctttcttcttctctatTATTTTCGACACTGAAAAGCCCATTGTTGTCACTGAAGATTCCGCTTATGCTATTCCAGTTGCTAATGATAAGAATGCCGCCAAGCGTGGTGTCTTGTCCGTTACTTCTGACAAATTAGTATACTCCGGTGTTTTCACTCCACCTACTGCTTGTTCTTACGGCGCTGGTTTGCCTGTTGCTATCGTCGATGACCAAGACGAAGTTAAATGGTTCTTCGATGCTTCCAAGCCAACCTTAATCTCCTCCAGCTCTGTCATCAGAAAGGAATACAGTAACTTCACTACTCCTTATGGTCTGTTAGAAAATGGTGTACCAATTGTTCCAATTGTCTACGACGGTGGTTACTCGTCCAGTTTGATTGACTCTTTGAGTTCTGCTGTTCAAGGTTTGGTTGTTGTCTCTTCTGGTTCTACCAACTCAACCTCGTCTAGTATTGAAAGCACTGAAATTCCAGTTGTATACGCTCAAGCCAATACTCCATTAAACTTTATTGACAACAAAGACGTTCCAAAGAGCGCTGTGGGTGCCGGCTATTTGTCCCCAATTAAGGCCCAAATCTTGTTGTCCATTGCTGCTGTTAATGGTGTCACCTCCAAGTCTGCTTTGGAAAGCATTTTCCCATGA
- the PGA2 gene encoding Pga2p (Essential protein required for maturation of Gas1p and Pho8p~similar to YNL149C) codes for MSEVAETWMETLVAKLINYDYKHFIRLVIIVGGYLLLRNIASRELAKKQLAAQVEKDKRDQEEKRSKELIDRPDDAATAETTSFGWGKKTRRRVKRQQELFENALEEAKKRNQGTDPDSDADIEELLDE; via the coding sequence ATGTCTGAAGTAGCGGAAACTTGGATGGAGACCTTGGTGGCAAAACTAATCAACTATGACTACAAACATTTTATAAGATTGGTGATAATTGTAGGTGGTTATCTGCTCTTAAGAAATATTGCCTCCAGAGAGTTGGCGAAGAAGCAATTAGCTGCCCAAGTAGAAAAGGACAAACGAGAccaagaggaaaaaaggtCGAAAGAGTTGATTGACAGACCAGATGATGCTGCAACGGCAGAAACAACTTCTTTCGGTTGGGGTAAGAaaactagaagaagagttaAAAGACAACAGGAGCTGTTTGAAAACGCTTTGGAGGAGgccaagaaaagaaaccaagGAACAGACCCAGATAGTGATGCTGATATCGAGGAATTATTGGATGAATAG
- the CUZ1 gene encoding Cuz1p (Protein with a role in the ubiquitin-proteasome pathway~similar to YNL155W): MSAAIEKETGMLDVGKHCAYCRQLDFLPFHCSFCNEDFCSNHRLKEDHHCRWLLEQEKALKSQKSHSKSQNGSSSNNEAYFKSLLPERGNVRVQRASEKREPLRDSNTAKVGSTLNSKTLDKIFRFFQKNEKKNSNKTSKKNFSSSSNKIIQLANLKKIAKGDSKIPIQNRVYIWCYLVDGDEKDTGKEDARMPIFINKMWPVGRAMDYLSIQLNAKSSTVTNSSFGEKFQLCKLREGKPVSFYNIGASSRVTNEIRDLDTLYLVHGNANENSN, translated from the coding sequence ATGTCGGCGgctattgaaaaagaaactggaATGTTGGATGTGGGGAAGCACTGTGCGTATTGTAGGCAACTAGACTTCCTACCCTTCCATTGTTCGTTTTGCAACGAAGATTTCTGCTCGAACCATAGACTTAAGGAAGATCACCACTGTAGGTGGTTACtggaacaagaaaaagccCTTAAATCCCAGAAGAGTCATAGCAAAAGTCAGAATGGCTCAAGTTCAAACAATGAAGCATATTTCAAGAGTTTGTTACCTGAAAGGGGTAATGTTAGAGTCCAAAGAGCgagtgaaaaaagagaacCTTTAAGGGATTCTAATACTGCCAAAGTGGGTTCTACTTTGAACTCAAAGACGTTAGATAAGATATTTAggtttttccaaaagaatgagaaaaaaaatagcaataaaacatcaaaaaagaacttcAGTTCCTCTTCAAATAAGATCATTCAATTGGCtaatctcaaaaaaattgctaaAGGTGACTCCAAGATTCCCATACAAAACAGGGTTTATATTTGGTGCTACTTAGTGGATGGTGACGAGAAGGATACTGGCAAGGAAGATGCGAGAATGCCGATatttatcaacaaaatgTGGCCTGTTGGCAGGGCCATGGACTATTTGTCTATCCAACTAAACGCGAAATCCAGTACAGTAACTAATTCAAGTTTTGGTGAGAAATTTCAACTTTGCAAATTGAGAGAGGGTAAACCGGTTTCATTTTATAATATTGGAGCTTCCTCAAGGGTTACCAATGAGATCAGAGATCTTGATACTTTGTACTTGGTGCATGGTAATGCCAACGAAAATTCTAATTAA
- the NSG2 gene encoding Nsg2p (Protein involved in regulation of sterol biosynthesis~similar to YNL156C) gives MANRREPDPKRSTESICSLTKPQLYSLYDDDVVRSEDNEIYEELKRSVSIDSGKYSRDQTIDSTFYLGDKVGSSLPRNTISSNNLERILSASSIHENFPSRTRQTRQNVLHYLQAVLILSLSGFAYHELSRNLHDNHLLHPDFASRPLLLGVKLCNWLSNGVLPNWLGYAVEGVLFGSVIPILDNIFQTEVVKSSAHHDSLTSVIRSINAMLGVTFGIRKIQWNSSLQAAGAWGLLNVILWLFFDGSISMLMSCICIGAGCCISCYKDIIDGSQFLYFMDFYFLGSLMFGKLGRYLYSH, from the coding sequence ATGGCCAATAGAAGAGAACCGGATCCAAAAAGGAGCACCGAATCGATCTGCTCTCTGACTAAACCGCAGCTATATTCACTATATGATGACGACGTAGTGAGATCAGAAGATAACGAAATTtatgaagaattgaaaCGGTCTGTATCTATAGATTCTGGCAAATATAGTAGAGATCAAACCATTGATTCAACTTTTTACTTGGGCGATAAGGTTGGCAGCTCGCTGCCAAGGAACACAATTTCGTCGAATAACTTGGAAAGGATATTATCAGCTTCATCCATTCACGAAAACTTTCCATCAAGGACCAGGCAAACTCGCCAAAATGTCCTTCATTATTTGCAAGCCGTTTTAATTTTGTCATTGAGTGGTTTCGCATATCATGAACTGTCCAGAAACTTGCACGATAATCATCTCTTACACCCAGATTTTGCATCTAGACCTCTTCTCCTGGGTGTCAAACTTTGTAACTGGCTATCCAATGGTGTTTTGCCCAACTGGTTAGGTTATGCTGTTGAAGGGGTGTTATTTGGTTCTGTTATACCAATCCTGgataatattttccaaacGGAGGTTGTCAAGAGTTCTGCACACCATGATAGCTTGACCTCTGTTATTAGAAGTATTAACGCCATGTTGGGAGTCACATTTGGGATCAGAAAAATACAGTGGAACTCCTCTTTGCAGGCTGCAGGAGCATGGGGGCTTTTGAATGTCATATTGTGGCTGTTTTTTGACGGCTCAATATCCATGCTGATGAGCTGTATCTGCATTGGGGCGGGTTGTTGTATCTCTTGCTATAAAGATATTATTGACGGTTCccaatttttatatttcatggatttttatttccttgGTTCTCTAATGTTCGGCAAACTAGGAAGATATCTATATTCTCATTAA
- the GIM3 gene encoding tubulin-binding prefolding complex subunit GIM3 (Subunit of the heterohexameric cochaperone prefoldin complex~similar to YNL153C), with protein sequence MELLPQGQRNNTQVTFEDQQKINEFSKLIMRKDAIAQELTLQREEKEYLDDVSLEIELIGEDEPVQYKVGDLFIFMKQSKVTAQLEEDAERLDNKIQTLEDKQRDIDSRLDALKAALYAKFGDNINLER encoded by the coding sequence ATGGAATTGTTACCGCAGGGACAGAGGAACAACACTCAGGTAACGTTTGAAGACCAACAGAAGATCAACGAGTTCTCGAAGTTGATCATGCGTAAGGACGCTATTGCGCAGGAATTGACGTTACAGAGGGAAGAGAAGGAGTACCTTGATGATGTTTCCCTAGAGATCGAATTGATTGGCGAAGATGAGCCCGTGCAATACAAGGTGGGCGACCTCTTCATATTCATGAAGCAGAGCAAAGTTACCGCACAGCTGGAAGAAGACGCAGAACGTCTCGACAACAAAATACAGACTTTGGAGGACAAACAAAGAGACATTGATTCCCGTCTTGATGCTCTGAAGGCGGCCCTATATGCTAAATTTGGTGATAATATCAACCTTGAACGTTAG
- the YCK2 gene encoding serine/threonine protein kinase YCK2 (Palmitoylated plasma membrane-bound casein kinase I (CK1) isoform~similar to YNL154C) gives MSQVQSPLTATNSGLAVNNNTMNSQMPNRSNVRLVNGTLPPSLHVSSNLNHNTGNSSASHSGSQSRDDSTIVGLHYKIGKKIGEGSFGVLFEGTNMINGLPVAIKFEPRKTEAPQLKDEYRTYKILAGTPGIPQAYYFGQEGLHNILVIDLLGPSLEDLFDWCGRRFSVKTVVQVAVQMITLIEDLHAHDLIYRDIKPDNFLIGRPGQPDANKVHLIDFGMAKQYRDPKTKQHIPYREKKSLSGTARYMSINTHLGREQSRRDDMEAMGHVFFYFLRGQLPWQGLKAPNNKQKYEKIGEKKRLTNVYDLAQGLPIQFGRYLEIVRNLSFEETPDYEGYRMLLLSVLDDLGETADGQYDWMKLNGGRGWDLSINKKPNLHGYGHPNPPNEKSKRHRSKNHQYSSPDHHHHYNQQQQQQQQQQQAQAQAQAQAQAQAQAQAQAQAQAKVQQQQQLQQAQAQQQANRYQLQQGDSHYDEEREASKLDPTSYEAYQQQTQQKYAQQQQKQLQQKSKQFTDTNANGQTNKYAYNAQPTTNGEQNAKNATQDRNSNKSSKGFFSKLGCC, from the coding sequence ATGTCTCAAGTGCAAAGTCCTCTGACAGCAACGAATTCAGGTTTAGCTGTCAATAATAACACAATGAACTCACAAATGCCTAATCGTAGCAATGTTAGATTGGTCAATGGTACTTTACCTCCTTCTTTACATGTCAGCTCCAACCTAAACCACAATACTGGCAACAGCTCTGCCTCTCATTCGGGTTCCCAATCACGCGACGATTCCACTATAGTTGGACTGCACTATAAGATAGGTAAGAAGATCGGTGAAGGTTCATTTGGGGTGCTTTTCGAGGGTACAAACATGATTAATGGATTACCAGTCGCTATCAAATTTGAACCGAGAAAAACTGAAGCCCCACAGCTAAAGGACGAATATCGGACCTACAAAATTTTAGCGGGAACTCCTGGTATACCACAAGCATATTACTTTGGTCAAGAAGGACTACATAACATATTGGTTATTGATCTTCTGGGGCCTTCTTTAGAGGATTTGTTCGATTGGTGTGGAAGAAGATTTTCGGTGAAAACTGTAGTACAAGTCGCAGTACAAATGATAACTTTAATTGAAGATCTACACGCACATGATTTGATTTACCGTGACATTAAACCTGATAATTTTCTGATTGGGAGACCTGGTCAACCAGATGCTAACAAAGTTCATCTAATCGATTTTGGTATGGCCAAACAATATCGTGATCCAAAAACTAAACAACATATTCCGTACagggaaaagaaatcattaAGTGGTACAGCAAGATACATGTCGATAAATACTCATTTGGGTAGAGAACAATCTAGAAGAGACGATATGGAAGCTATGGGTCacgttttcttttatttcttgagGGGCCAGTTACCATGGCAAGGTTTGAAAGCGCCAAATAACAAGCAAAAATACGAGAAAATCGgcgaaaagaaaagactGACAAACGTTTACGATTTAGCTCAGGGCCTACCAATTCAATTTGGCAGGTACTTGGAAATTGTCAGAAATTTATCCTTTGAGGAAACTCCTGATTATGAGGGCTACCGTATGTTACTTTTATCAGTGTTGGACGATTTAGGAGAAACAGCAGATGGTCAATATGATTGGATGAAACTGAATGGTGGCCGTGGTTGGGATTTATCGATAAACAAAAAGCCGAACTTACATGGTTACGGTCACCCAAATCCaccaaatgaaaaatcaaaaaggcATAGAAGTAAAAACCATCAATATTCATCACCCGATCATCACCATCACTATaatcaacaacaacaacagcagcagcagcagcagcaggCTCAGGCTCAGGCTCAGGCTCAGGCTCAGGCTCAGGCTCAGGCTCAGGCTCAAGCGCAAGCACAAGCAAAAGtgcagcaacaacagcaattGCAACAAGCTCAGGCTCAACAACAGGCCAATCGTTATCAATTACAACAAGGTGATTCACATTATGAcgaagaaagagaagcaTCTAAGCTCGATCCAACTTCATATGAAGCATATCAGCAACAAACTCAACAAAAGTATGCccagcaacaacaaaaacaattgCAACAGAAATCTAAACAGTTTACCGATACAAATGCTAATGGTCAAACTAATAAGTATGCATACAATGCGCAACCAACAACCAACGGCGAACAAAACGCTAAAAACGCAACGCAAGATAGGAATAGTAATAAATCATCGAAGGGATTTTTCAGCAAGCTAGGATGTTGTTAG
- the PGA1 gene encoding Pga1p (Essential component of GPI-mannosyltransferase II~similar to YNL158W), which translates to MARSQDVHWFVAFIIFCTGFVCANTESILYKVPHNFPLSKSGDGSISTKDVNLIPSISLSGEAMSQTTIRANTTDLQLHNTTYIELTGLQRDETYQIKVCWSAIHPISVGDLQTVTIPRFTEFQGTRSDYARILMTFQVLSDSYPSEHAMVPIQVSLITTRLGIPVDIYPTLVLMVLLVAVLVVTRSAHVLNDILLKF; encoded by the coding sequence ATGGCCCGATCCCAGGATGTCCACTGGTTTGTCGCgtttattatattttgcaCTGGATTTGTATGCGCTAATACAGAATCAATCTTATATAAGGTTCCTCACAATTTTCCGCTCAGCAAATCAGGAGACGGTAGCATCTCTACAAAAGATGTTAATTTAATACCTTCCATATCACTATCGGGTGAAGCAATGAGTCAGACAACAATCAGGGCCAATACTACTGATTTGCAGCTGCATAACACTACGTATATTGAATTAACGGGCTTGCAGCGAGACGAAACATACCAGATTAAAGTATGCTGGTCAGCAATACATCCAATCTCCGTTGGTGATCTCCAAACTGTCACAATACCGCGTTTCACTGAATTTCAGGGAACTAGATCCGATTATGCGAGAATACTAATGACTTTCCAGGTGTTATCCGACTCATATCCCAGTGAGCACGCCATGGTTCCAATACAAGTTTCATTAATCACTACTCGGCTAGGCATCCCCGTGGATATTTATCCAACATTGGTCCTTATGGTGTTATTAGTAGCTGTACTAGTCGTTACCCGGTCAGCGCACGTATTGAACGATATTTTGCTGAAATTTTAG
- the ALF1 gene encoding Alf1p (Alpha-tubulin folding protein~similar to YNL148C), whose protein sequence is MVRVVIESELVRTEKQFPQELKINQFKDRLYHITGVEPKDMEIVVKRQHDNKEIFSTKKGGSYSDEDEDANFLKGKEELIVVVTDSNTQSITNQLAMQAEGIPSTQTISEEDYLRRDQSVLRWKMAHGYGRFNAARQSQRAVQSKQDEAYAREQLAAAIGRHCHITVDGSAPREAVLRYVGPLPSGATGTWCGVEFTEAAGKNDGRINGVTLFGPVAPGYGSFVRPRAVEIQPKNEESAEKGNVNGDVESDDEI, encoded by the coding sequence ATGGTAAGAGTTGTCATAGAAAGTGAATTGGTCCGTACGGAAAAGCAATTTCCACAAGAACTTAAAATAAATCAGTTCAAGGATCGTCTGTACCATATTACCGGAGTAGAACCAAAAGATATGGAAATAGTAGTCAAAAGACAACACGACAACAAGGAGATTTTCAGCACTAAGAAAGGAGGCTCCTATTCggacgaagatgaagatgccAACTTCTTAAAAGGCAAGGAGGAGCTCATTGTGGTTGTTACAGACTCTAATACCCAATCGATCACTAACCAACTGGCTATGCAAGCGGAGGGAATCCCCTCAACGCAAACAATTAGTGAAGAGGATTATTTGCGAAGAGATCAGTCCGTATTACGATGGAAGATGGCTCACGGCTATGGTAGGTTTAATGCTGCACGACAGAGCCAGCGCGCTGTGCAGTCAAAGCAGGACGAGGCATATGCCCGAGAGCAATTAGCGGCGGCTATCGGCCGCCACTGTCATATCACGGTGGACGGCAGTGCTCCTCGTGAGGCGGTTTTACGGTACGTGGGGCCGCTGCCGTCGGGCGCGACGGGCACGTGGTGCGGTGTGGAGTTCACGGAGGCCGCGGGCAAAAACGACGGGCGTATAAATGGGGTAACGCTGTTTGGCCCTGTAGCGCCGGGTTATGGATCATTTGTGCGTCCGCGTGCTGTGGAAATCCAACCCAAGAACGAAGAATCCGCCGAGAAGGGAAACGTCAATGGTGACGTAGAGagcgatgatgaaatttga
- the INN1 gene encoding Inn1p (Essential protein that associates with contractile actomyosin ring~similar to YNL152W), which produces MSEEVWNGNQGILSVYVSKARDLPNLNKLDKQNVMLRLRIAHMTRASNTLHRAGQNPVFHYLEKFDITPEIKPLMYVEVYCDRRKKSPLPIGRCEIDLLNAIRADPKEGYCTWYELKRSGDEFAGTIFIELTFTPKVPHLNRDDLNKEMDRLDSSMAMRPIPPLPTESEYDYVHGSTMRQVTPQCASTSSENKPEEKSYSNANIFSMSSKSDTAVSGNGSDPIVLPPTFAASMGTTSTLETNDTAISNTSDTKFHFANLRKLKEKINIFKNPDSSINNCQNESNKVDIEALQKAIGVTSLSYDDDDDDDEDAHKAFYSSSHRVSHNYNQPPLPPIPTRDDMSNYSHSHNRPLVGRDRTSRLSFSSSSPNPHSSALNSPKLPPLPTTLNSNFSSRKNSVSPTRRRPPPRLS; this is translated from the coding sequence ATGTCCGAAGAAGTATGGAATGGAAACCAAGGAATCCTGTCCGTATATGTGAGCAAAGCCAGAGACTTGCCTAATTTGAATAAGCTGGACAAGCAAAATGTGATGCTTAGGTTACGAATAGCTCATATGACAAGAGCCAGCAACACTCTACATCGAGCTGGTCAAAACCCCGTCTTCCAttatttagaaaaatttgacaTTACCCCCGAGATAAAGCCCTTAATGTACGTTGAGGTTTATTGCGatagaaggaaaaaatctcCGCTGCCAATTGGGAGGTGTGAAATAGACCTGTTAAATGCTATTAGAGCAGACCCGAAAGAGGGCTATTGTACCTGGTACGAACTTAAAAGAAGTGGGGATGAATTTGCTGGCACAATATTCATTGAGTTGACTTTCACTCCCAAAGTACCTCATTTAAACAGAGATGATCTTAACAAAGAAATGGACAGGTTGGATTCATCTATGGCCATGAGGCCGATACCACCATTACCAACAGAGTCAGAGTATGACTATGTTCATGGCTCCACAATGAGACAAGTTACTCCCCAATGTGCTAGCACAAGTAGTGAGAATAAACCTGAGGAAAAATCTTACAGCAATGCCAATATATTTTCCATGTCATCTAAGTCAGATACAGCGGTGTCAGGCAATGGTAGCGACCCAATCGTTTTACCTCCAACTTTTGCAGCTTCCATGGGCACAACTTCTACATTAGAAACTAATGATACTGCTATATCAAACACTTCTGACACCAAATTTCATTTCGCAAATCTAAGAAAACTAAAAGAGAAGataaatatattcaagaaTCCTGATAGTTCAATAAACAATTGTCAAAATGAGTCTAATAAGGTGGACATCGAAGCACTTCAAAAGGCCATTGGTGTAACTTCCTTGTCTTACgacgacgacgacgacgacgacGAAGATGCACACAAAGCGTTCTATTCCTCCAGCCATAGAGTTTCCCACAACTATAATCAACCACCTTTACCACCTATACCGACCAGAGATGACATGTCTAATTATTCGCATTCACACAATAGGCCTTTGGTAGGGAGAGATAGGACGTCACGCCtaagtttttcttcctctagCCCAAATCCTCATTCATCAGCCTTGAACTCTCCAAAACTTCCGCCGCTACCGACCACTTTGAATTCCAACTTTAGTTCGAGGAAAAATTCTGTTTCGCccacaagaagaagaccACCTCCAAGGCTCAGCTAA